A single region of the Acanthopagrus latus isolate v.2019 chromosome 11, fAcaLat1.1, whole genome shotgun sequence genome encodes:
- the LOC119028823 gene encoding uncharacterized protein LOC119028823, translating into MSKLFLHSAITEVLPDLPDATREILEETLQSLGVETPDDFQFLKEDDLLSALRPIQARKLVAAWSLKCPAQESGCLTASPGPSQSMMSLSPTSSSSSSSCQSPSGSLPESFTIPWEQFPEALTQALEREKRPNPSLRKEMVRIVVREMMKVTTSLSKKNATDVARKLVAKYPKSLQDVIEGDVIGTGYGSLVKQIQNRIENVKRPTTPKIKKRKSHDSDTDEVPPEKRAAIQDTYGCVRWHVKFMPLGETAETQQQKKNELKNLFSQSTGPLKMLMKSTFYSQRQDVNQGKDMKYLQENWPYWFHDIGMNVHFKELTGVDLKESFLKNVEQKGERLLHFMKTVAVNKSKRFYQAATKLQIMMGEQAVSTQVTEMVLLLLAYFDERDDVMFHYVEDTCLAEEVVMDRVPLTPTIVVCGQSCFSARRMMLSVDHVIVNDNISSFITSLCMMFGSYYCFNIHYPSALASTLEFLQRCFFSINPERGTKVERTSATRLHVNARVLTLIQDLSDHEWRSI; encoded by the exons ATGTCCAAATTATTTCTACACTCTGCCATCACGGAGGTCTTGCCTGACCTGCCAGATGCGACAAGGGAGATCTTGGAGGAAACTCTCCAATCTCTAGGGGTGGAGACCCCTGATGACTTCCAGTTTTTGAAAGAAGATGATTTGTTGTCAGCCTTGAGGCCCATACAAGCCAGGAAGCTGGTTGCTGCATGGAGTCTGAAAT gtcCGGCCCAAGAAAGTGGTTGCCTTACTGCCTCACCAGGACCTTCCCAATCCATGATGTCTCTGTCGCCAACGTCGTCGTCATCgtccagcagctgtcagagccCAAGTGGCAGTTTGCCAGAGTCATTCACAATACCTTGGGAACAGTTCCCAGAGGCTTTGACACAGGCTTTGGAGAGGGAAAAGCGTCCAAATCCAAGTCTGAGGAAAGAGATGGTGAGAATTGTGGTCCGCGAAATGATGAAAGTAACCACGTCTTTAAGCAAGAAGAATGCTACTGATGTGGCTAGGAAATTGGTGGCTAAATACCCCAAGTCACTTCAAGATGTGATTGAGGGCGACGTAATTGGCACAGGTTATGGCTCCCTCgtgaaacaaattcaaaatcGGATCGAAAATGTGAAAAGACCTACAAcaccaaaaattaaaaaaagaaaatcacatgaCTCTGACACTGACGAAGTCCCACCTGAAAAACGTGCAGCGATTCAGGACACCTATGGGTGCGTCCGTTGGCATGTCAAGTTTATGCCCCTTGGGGAAACGGCCGAAAcccagcagcagaagaaaaacgAGCTTAAAAATCTGTTCAGCCAGAGCACAGGTCCTTTGAAAATGCTGATGAAGTCCACATTCTACAGCCAGCGACAAGACGTGAACCAAGGGAAAGACATGAAGTACCTCCAGGAAAACTGGCCATATTGGTTTCATGACATTGGCATGAATGTTCACTTTAAGGAGCTCACTGGAGTTGACCTGAAGGAAAGCTTCTTGAAAAATGTGGAACAGAAGGGGGAAAGGCTCTTGCACTTCATGAAGACAGTTGCTGTCAACAAATCCAAAAGATTCTACCAAGCTGCAACAAAGCTACAGATTATGATGGGAGAACAGGCAGTTAGCACACAGGTCACAGAGATGGTGCTGCTTCTTCTGGCTTATTTTGACGAGAGAGATGATGTGATGTTCCATTACGTGGAGGATACTTGCCTGGCTGAAGAAGTGGTCATGGACCGAGTTCCCTTGACTCCAACGATTGTTGTATGTG gacAATCCTGCTTTTCCGCCAGAAGGATGATGCTTAGTGTGGATCACGTCATCGTTAACGACAACATCTCTTCCTTCATCACGTCTTTGTGCATGATGTTTGGCTCTTACTACTGTTTCAACATCCATTATCCCTCAGCACTTGCTTCAACCCTGGAGTTTCTACAGAg ATGTTTCTTCTCTATAAATCCAGAGAGGGGGACCAAAGTGGAGCGAACCAGTGCTACGCGCTTGCATGTAAATGCCAGAGTCCTGACGTTGATTCAGGACCTCTCAGACCACGAATGGCGATCCATTTAA